TTTCCAAAATATTACGGATCTAGAAATTGTGGTCATTTTATCATTATTGCGTTAGAGTTTTGCCCAgggaaaaatttaaacaaagttTTAATGGCTGAACCACAAAATTTGCCTTTTAATGAAAacgaaataattttcattttaaaacaaattttagatggAATTAATTATCTTCATACACATAACATAACTCATAGAGATATAAAATTAGATAATATCATTATACAAGaagataatacaattaaaatttgtgaTTTTGGATTTGCCTGTTTTTTCAATAATGAAGTTTTACTAAATGAATTTTGTGGATCAAAACAATACATTTCACCAGAAATAATCTCTAATACACCATATTTAGGGCCACCTAATGATATTTGGACTATTGgtatttgtattttgaaaatgtgtattggaaatattttattttatgatatttcaAACGGTAAAccaattacagtattatattcaatttatgaACAGAATATTGAATCTTATAGGCTCAAATtggtgttaaaaaaaattattagagAAAATCCAGATCAAAGACCTTGTCTAGCACAGATTTacaaaactttaaatttaacaattccCAAAATTAATCCATTTACAGTGAAATATTTAGATATTGTGGTAAGTTATCAAATGAGTCAGATGAATTTTAGTGTtggaaaaatgatttttcaatCTAGAATTTGTCCAAATATAAAAGAAACTAAAATTTATagacttttatttgaaaaaatctataattcagaagacaataatacatttaaaatgacaGAAGagcaattaacaaatatttataaaaataatattacgatGTATAATCAATTTTTATGTTGTGGTGAAAAAGAATCTAtacaatttactttttttaaacaaataactGTAGAAGATCTAATTAGCTCCACAAATTTTGTGAAGTCTTGTTTTCGAAAAAGATTGGGCGTTTACATATTGACGTTCTTAGAGCATGAATTGCAAGTTGAACTCAGATTTTCACGAACTTTAAAACGACTTTTCCACGTTACATTCGTAAATATCTCAGGggatgttgatatttttgctcTAATTATTCAAAGAATTATGGCCagttacaataaatcatatttgaatgaaataagCCAATAACATTAGATAAAAAGAAAAGTTTTTTATAAGTGAATTGCTGGCTGGAGGCCTATTAAaaagaattgaattttaattaaatttgatttattaagtTATCTTTTGACATGATAAAAACGGTAAAATGGCTATTTATAAAACTTTTCCTAGCATCAAACATAATTCAGCCCTAAACACCATAATGTTTAATAAGTGTCTGGTTACAGGAATACCATTTACAATCCGTAAATTGTTTTAAAGGCGGTAAATGTAATTTGGAAATTAATGTTGGACcggtgtattatgtattataaactaAAGATGTCAAATATATTACTTATTTAAGATACCACTTAATTTGTAATATGCGACAACATCTCGATTTACaggaaaaaagttaaaaaaatatgctaattttaattgatttataactCTTATAAACTGCCAAGATTAATACTTAAAATGGCAATTAATATTTTAGgcagaaaaaataatatttcagtaTAATTACagctttaaatttattgttttcctTCGTATTTGAGGCTGTAATTATAGCTATTTAGgcagaaaaaataatatttcagtaTAATTACagctttaaatttattgttttcccTCGTACTTGAGGCTGTAATTATAGTTAATTAGACAAAAACTATCAAATAAATACCCTTGCTATTATTGCCTTTGACTTTTTATATGcttaagtaaaattttaattaggaATCAAAAAAGTTATAATTTGTGAAAacttggttttatttttaaaatgtatttgtcTCCTTAAATAAATTCCAGATCATAAATGTTGTGTTAAAAAAGTAATCCTTTATAATAAGTAAGAGTTTTAGGCAAACATTAGTATTTATTCAAGTATATATAGTGTTGAAAtagtaataaacaaataatgtctAGCAGCTCTTCAGATAACAAcatattttgttgaaatagttattaattaaataccccTTAATGTCTAGCAGGCCTTCAGATAACAACACATTTTGTTGAAATAAGATTAAttaaaagttggatatatatattatacttaaataaataccaatgtttacctcaaactcttgcTTTAAATAATGTCTAACAGCTCTTcagataaaaacatataatgttGAAATAGTAATAATCCCTAATGTCTATCaggtcttcagataacaacattataaatatctaagcttttaatttaaaactatttattaaaagtaagagtttgaggtaaacatgggtatttatttaagtataatatatatatccaactttaaATAAAGAATTACTTAGTAACTCCAGCAGTttcaaaaatgtgatttttaattaaaactagcAAGAATAGcctataaatgtttttaaatctaATTGTATTTTAAGAAACAAATTTATTCAGCCTTTTTAGTTAACACGCCCAAATCAACAAAGTACTCTTTCTCGTCTTTATCTTTAACCTTTCCCTTGCTTTCAGTAATAGAAACTAAAGTACCATTAATTCCTTTATCTTTTCCTTCTAATATTATAACTCTATCATAAATTCCAGGCTCACTGTATTTAATTTCATGTGACAAAAACACTTCTCCAGTCTTTGTTTTATAAGCTCCACCAACCACATCGGCAAGTATAAATAATTGTCCATTAACAAGAATTTCCCCTCCATCATATTCCGAAACAAGCCAGTCGACACCAGCCTCttcatttatgtaattatttgaatatttaaaatctgCACCAACAATAGGAGTTTTAAACGATGGAGTTCTATAACTCGGTGTTTTAAATCCTGGAGTTTTAAAAGATGGAGTTCTACCACCCACCTGTGCTAGATTAGCCTGCTCACATGGTTCTTCCGTTAGTTCTTCCCCACTTATGTGTTTTCGCTCAATAGTgacacattttaaatttgatctAAGTTGAACAATACACTTATTTTGAAAAGCATCTTTTACTGTTCCACTTAATCCTTTAAATTCCCCTGCTATGATTTGGATGTTTTTATTACTAAGTGGATCTCTTCTTACTTTTATTCTAGGGAGTGCTACTTGGTTATATTGTTTTTCAGATAGGGCTGGTTTAATTTCACTTAATAAACATTCTACTTCCCGAGTAAAGTTA
This Arctopsyche grandis isolate Sample6627 unplaced genomic scaffold, ASM5162203v2 HiC_scaffold_554, whole genome shotgun sequence DNA region includes the following protein-coding sequences:
- the LOC143922155 gene encoding uncharacterized protein LOC143922155, whose translation is MSRRRASKYVQLEAESGGDDYESEEVSEDLDDLTPILPVPKVKSMTQFTQELEDRYQTTKYKEDLERGDNYESEEILEVPSQAMLLPNFQSPLLFLIRYFDVEASFTELHELNVKNWFNINDNIKISKGDLKNMIGTVESLNGNVAIISSNNMKYEVNLDEIEKHYDPGQEVSFRGENGIVLSVKDKKVILGMDNFTREVECLLSEIKPALSEKQYNQVALPRIKVRRDPLSNKNIQIIAGEFKGLSGTVKDAFQNKCIVQLRSNLKCVTIERKHISGEELTEEPCEQANLAQVGGRTPSFKTPGFKTPSYRTPSFKTPIVGADFKYSNNYINEEAGVDWLVSEYDGGEILVNGQLFILADVVGGAYKTKTGEVFLSHEIKYSEPGIYDRVIILEGKDKGINGTLVSITESKGKVKDKDEKEYFVDLGVLTKKAE